In the genome of Rhinopithecus roxellana isolate Shanxi Qingling chromosome 14, ASM756505v1, whole genome shotgun sequence, the window TTCTTCAGGTGTCCTGATCCACCCAAGTCCTTGGGTCTACCAGGTGCTACAAGGATTGAAGCTAAGAACGATGGGGCACACGGTCTCGGTGTGTCGTGTCCAGGGTTGGAGGACGTCTCTGGGTCCAGGCCTGCTTGGTCTTCCTCAGGCTAGAGGCAGGGTGGGGGCTGAGTGGTTTGAGTCCCTTTATTGCCTGGGGTGCAGGCAGCCGCATGGCACAAATCCGCAGTCTCTGGGGTTGGGAGGAAGAATCAGAGAGCAGCCTCGGGGGAGGTCCTGGGAGTCCCAGGCTCAGCTTCCAGGGCGCCCTGGGTTCCTGCTCCCTGAAGGGGCTGCAGAGGGAAGAAGGGCAGCGCTGCTCCAGCTAATGCTGGTTTATCTCTAGGGGATGAAGGTCCAGCGGCAGGTCACCTGTATGTGTTCACGCCGGAAGTGGCAGCTCAGGACGGGGAGCAGGGCAGGACGCCTGGAGGTGGGGAGCAGGATAACTCCAGGGTGGGGCGCTCAGGGAGCAGCGGCCGCCCCCAGCAGCAGCAGGGTCCCGGCCAGCAGAGGCAGCGACGCGGGAACTGGGTGCGCAGCGTCGGTGGTGCCGGCGGGGGGCGCCAGGTCGCAGGCCGTGTAGGGCTCCAGGCAGGCGGCCAAGGCCATGACGTGCGCTACGAAGCTCTGCTCCTGCACACCGTGCACCAGGTGCGCCTGAGGACCGCGCGCGAACACCGCCACGTCTTCGCCTCCGTGGGTCTCGGACGACAGGGGCACCGCCGCCTGCTGCTGGTAATCGGGGCTCCCTGGTAGGAGGGTGAGTGCAGTTCAGGGCAGGCGGGCGGCGTCCACCTCCCGCGAATGCCCCCATCCCTGGCACTCTGGTGCCCCTGAGCGGGCCATTCAGCCTCACTCACCGCTCTCACTCTCATTCACGTCTGGTCGCACGCCTGCGTTGAGCACGTAGCCTGGGCCATTGCCGTACAGGATGGACGTGTAGGCTTTGCTGTCCCGAGCCTTGCTGGGGGCCAACCCTGTAGGGAGAGGGGGGTCCCTGTAGTTGAGCTGACCACAGCTATGGGAGTGCCTCCTCTGTGCGAAGCACTGCCACTTTGCCTGTTCAGGGGCTCTGTCCTCACAAGATCCCTATAGGACTGGTGCCAGCATTACACACATttgacagaagaggaaactgaggctcagacttCACCCACATAACTGATGCAGCAGCACCTGCCACTCTCCCCAGGCCTACCGAAGATGGAGCTCCCTCGCAAGGTGTAGCCACCAAATGAGAATACGTGGGAGTGGTCAGCAGTGACGAGGGTCAGCGTGTCCTCCTCGCTGGTGAGCTGGCCCGCCCTCTCAATGGCGTCATCGAACATGACTGCCTCGGTGAGAGCATGGTAAGCCAAGCCCTCATGATGACCATGGTCGATGCGACCACCTGCAGGAAAGCCAGAGGAGGGTGATGCTTGAACTTGCCCTGCCCTGCTCCGCCTTCCTCCACTCCCCAGGGGCCACCACACACCCTCCACGAAGAGGTAGAAGCCGCGGGGGTTCCTGCTCAGCAGGCGCAGGGCAGCCTCTGTCATCTCCAGCAGGGAGGGGTCCAGTGTGGGGTCTCGGTTGATCTCATATTTCGTGTCTCCGGGTTCAAAGAGGCCTGTGGGACAAGGGGCTTGGTAGTGATTGGCAGGATGCGAGCAGGAGAGTGCTGGCTGATGTGCACACAGGCTCAGATGGCACCCTCTGAGGCCGTCTGAGGAATGCCAGGGCAGGAAGGGGGTCATTACCCATGAGATGGGTCACAGACTGGTCCAGGGATGCCTGCATGAGCTCAGTGTAGTTCCACACGTACCGGGTACCCTGCAGGGATAGAGCCAGGCCTCAGCCCACAGCCCTGAGACCCACACACTTGCCCTCCCCCTGCCATGCCTCCCACACCTGCCAGCCTCCATCACCTGGTGCTTTGCCAGCCATTCCTGCACCAGGTTCTTCCCATCCAGTCTGATTCCATTCTGGCTGGCATCACTTGGGTACTCAGGGTCTGGGGTCCCCCTGGGAAACATGTACTTGCGGCCTCCACCCAGGATCACCTGGGGACAGAGGATGGGGCAGGTGGGTTGGGGACCTAGCTGGCCCCACATCCCCTCCTTATGCACAGCCCCTGGCTCCCCTCCCCAGGGCAGTGGGAATGGCCCAGGCTGGGTTGCACATTCCATGTCCCCAACCCCACCTCCAGACCCTGCTGACCCGGATCAGGCTTTTGGTTGCCTGGATCTGAGCCTGTGCCCCCACCTTCCCCTCTGCCTAGCCCCAGTCCTTGGCCTTGGGGTCGCACGTCAATGTCCATGTTGGAGATGAGCTGTGTGGCAATGTCCTGGCAGCCATCCTGGCGGGCCGAGGCAGGCATGTCAGCATCTGAGTACCAGTTGCGGTTCACCGTGTGTGCGTAGGTGCCGGCTGGCGAGGCATGCTGCACCCGTGTGGTGGTTACCACTCCCACTGACTTTCCTGAGGGTGACGGGGTCAGGATTGGTGACTGAGGTCTTGGGCCTGGTCCTGACCCCGCAGCAGGCCCCAGCTCACCTGCTTTCTTGGCCCGGTTCATCACGGAGATGACCTCATTGCCACGTGTCGTGTTGCACTGGTTAAAGCGGGCGGCTGCACTCAAGCCGATGGTCTGGTAGTTGGCCTTGACCCCACACAGGTAGGCTGTGGCTGTGCCTGCGCTGTCTGGCACCTGTCTGTCCACATTGTACGTCTGGGAATAGAGACACCCTGAGCTCTACTTTGGGGCTTCGGCAGCATTTACAGCCAGGGCCAAAGTCCTACCCTGATTTAAACCCAGGCAGCCTGCACTGCAGCCGGTTCCTGCTATCCCCACTTCgcctccctcctgctgccccCAAGACATGCAGGGGCCctgggtgctgctgctgctgggcctGAGGCTACAGCTCTCCCTGGCCACCATCCCAGGTAATGAGGCTCCCCAAGCTGTTCCATACACAGGGCGCCTCCTCACCAGGCTGACCTGATCTCTACTCTCCCTCTGACCAGCTGAGGAGAACCCAGCCTTCTGGATACAGACCCCAACCAGGGGCCTGGTTTTCGTCCTCTGGGATCCTAACTGCTCCCAGCTCCTAACTCAGGCCCCAGCTGTCCTGGCTCCTTCCCTCCTGCCACACTCCATATCCTTGACCCCCTCCTCTGCTTGGAGGACTCTGAGGTGGCCCAGCCCTTACCTTGGACAGAGCCACGTATGGGAAGTGGTCCATGGCCAGAGGTGTCTCAGGCCCCAGTTTGCCATTCTTCTGCCCCTTTAGGATCCTAGCGGCTGTCACCGTGGGCACCCCCATCCCTGAAGGGGCAGAAATGTGTGAGTCCTGGGCCCCAGGGCT includes:
- the ALPI gene encoding intestinal-type alkaline phosphatase; translation: MQGPWVLLLLGLRLQLSLATIPVEEENPAFWNRQAAEALGAAKKLQPIQKVAKNLILFLGDGMGVPTVTAARILKGQKNGKLGPETPLAMDHFPYVALSKTYNVDRQVPDSAGTATAYLCGVKANYQTIGLSAAARFNQCNTTRGNEVISVMNRAKKAGKSVGVVTTTRVQHASPAGTYAHTVNRNWYSDADMPASARQDGCQDIATQLISNMDIDVILGGGRKYMFPRGTPDPEYPSDASQNGIRLDGKNLVQEWLAKHQGTRYVWNYTELMQASLDQSVTHLMGLFEPGDTKYEINRDPTLDPSLLEMTEAALRLLSRNPRGFYLFVEGGRIDHGHHEGLAYHALTEAVMFDDAIERAGQLTSEEDTLTLVTADHSHVFSFGGYTLRGSSIFGLAPSKARDSKAYTSILYGNGPGYVLNAGVRPDVNESESGSPDYQQQAAVPLSSETHGGEDVAVFARGPQAHLVHGVQEQSFVAHVMALAACLEPYTACDLAPPAGTTDAAHPVPASLPLLAGTLLLLGAAAAP